In the Verrucomicrobiota bacterium genome, GCGCTATTGCATTGCGCGAGGTAAGGTCCACCGATTCCCCAAGATATTGGGCGCGATTGGCTAATCAATTAGTACCAGGCGATCGCTGGTATTTGGAAGCTTTGGGTATCGGCGCAACCGGACGTTGGGATGCCTGCCTGGAAGCTTGGTGGAATGCGGGTGGAGACTGGCAATCCATCCCGGGGAGCCAGTCGAACACCAGAGTTATTGGCGCAATGCCTGGACCTTGAAGAAGTAGAAGTTGAAGAAGCACGTCTTTTATTACGCTCGTTTGATTTTCAGAAAAACAGCCCCGTTAAGGAAAAAGCACTGCAGAAACTGGCTTATAATGCCTGGACTAAACGGTCTGAGTCCGGTTGGATGATTGGCAGCGAGGCGTTTCTCCGTCTTAAGGATTCGAATTTGCAAACCACACCGGAGTTTTCCCAACTTCTCGAGGCACTCCTCGACCGTGTGCCTAGGAACAGTGAATTTATCAAATTGGTTAGCACTTTTTCAAAAGAAAATTACTACCCGGAAGTTATCCGCATAATCACGAGTGGTTCTTCCAGGGACCTTGCTGTGGAGGGAGTTCGGTTGCTGTTAAACATGGAACAGGACTTCCTTATAGAAGAAACCCTAAACAAAACCTCCGATGAAGAGCGAGCCCACCTGGTATCAGCCCTAGGCGACAGCCGGGACAAACGTGCCATTTCCCACCTGGTTCAGGTTCTACAAAACGAGGGGTATAAGCGTTCACTCAGAGAAAGTGCAATTCGCGCATTGGGTGCATACAGAGATGGTGCGGTTGCGTTGGTAACACTCGCCCGTAAAAACCAATTCCCTGAACAGTTTAAACCGGTGGCTGCAACCGCCTTGACACAAACTACCCATGTAAGGGCCTACGAGGAAGCGGCACAATACTTTCCTATTCCAAAAATAAGGGGTGAGAAAGCCCTACCGGGTATGACCGAGCTATTAGTTTATTCGGGTGATGCCAAACGGGGTCGCGAAGTTTTTAAGGAAACTTCTTGCGTTGCCTGTCACCAGATAAATGGAGAAGGTGTGAATTTCGGACCCGACTTGTCCGGGATAGGAGGAAAACTCGGAAAGCAAGGTATGTATGAATCAATTATAGATCCAAATGCCAGCGTGTCAGAATCCTATCAAACCGCGACTGTTGAGTTAACTAACGGATCATCTAACATCGGAATACTGGTCAGTGAGACCGAACAGTCTATTCTCCTTCGGCTGCCGGGCGGTTCGGATGTTAGATATGATAGGTCTCAAGTGGCGCGGGTACAAACATCAGAAGAATCACTCATGCCAACTGGTTTGCAGTCGCTTATGACGTTAGACGATCTGGTCAATCTGGTTGAGTATTTAATTTCATTGAGGTGAGAAATTTTATCCAGGCAGTCACCTTCACCCGCATTGGAATCACCAATCCGATAATTGATTCATGAATCCAAATTTTATGAATATGGCCAAGAACGGGACGGAATTGATTATACAGGCAAAAATGATTTTTGAAGAGAAGAGTCGTGAACCAATCGATTTCGCGCTTACCAGCGGAATATCTCCAGAACATCCTCTCCGCGGACACCCGCGTGCTCGAAGACGACCAACTCGCGGCCCTCACCCCCGCACGCTGGAAAAAAGCAAGGTCAATCTGAGGGCAGACTTTGAGCCGTTTACGCTTATGCGCCTTTTTCTCACATTTATCGGACTCCTGTTGTCGAGCGTGGTTCCTGTTTTGGCCGCAGATGATTACCAGCCGATAAACTCCCAGGCTCCGGGCCGGGAGCCATTGTCGCCGGAAGAGGCGGCTGCCGCTATCACGGTGCCGGACGGTTTTTCTGTGACCCTATTTGCCGGTGAGCCTGATGTGCGCCAACCGGTAGCGATGCAGATTGACGACCGGGGTCGCGTCTGGGTGGCTGAATCCTATTCGTACAATGAATGGGAAATGAAAGGGGAAGACCGGATTGTGATCTTGGAGGATACCAATAACGACGGTCGCTTTGATTCGAGGAAGATCTTTTATGACAAGGCGACGCATTTGTCGGGTATGGCGATCGGCTTCGGTGGCGTATGGATCTGTAATTCTCCAAAACTGGAGTTTATTCCTGATCGTGACGGAGATGATGTTCCAGATGGTCCGCCCATGGTCGTGCTAGATGGATTTACGACGGACGGGGAGCACAATTTCTTTAACGGCCTTACTTGGGGGCTCGATGGCTGGCTTTACGGGCGGCATGGGATATTGGCGGCGTCACTGGTTGGCAAACCTGGCGCCCCCGCTTCTGCGCGGATCGATGTCAGCTGCGGGATCTGGCGGCTTCACCCGGTGACCCATGAATTTGAGATCGTGGCTCGGGGGACCACCAATCCTTGGGGCCTCGACTGGAATGACGTGGGCGAAATGTTCATGACCGGCAACGTGAACGGCCATTTGTGGCATGTCATCCCTGGAGCCTTTTACCCTCGCATGCGCGGCCAAGGCTCCGCTGCTCACGTGTATGATCGCATTCCACTGACTGCGGATCACTTGCACCATGAAGGGAAGTGGACGGATTCAGAGAAGAACGAGGACGGCCCGGAAGGTAACACCGACTTGCTTGGTGGCGGACATTCGCACTGCGGGGGGATGATCTATCTCGGTGATAACTGGCCGGAGAGGTACCGGAACACCATTTTTATGAGCAACACTCATGGCCGTCGAATCAATAACGATATCCTGGAACGAAAGGGCTCTGGGTATGTTGGTCATCATGGTGAAGATTTCATGGTCGCCAATCATCCGTGGTATAGAGGGGTGACTCAGATCTACGGTCCGGATGGCGGGGTTTATCTCTCAGATTGGACTGACATCGGGGAATGCCACGACAACGATGGGGTGCATCGTACCAGTGGCCGTATCTATAAAGTGGTTTACGGAGAGGGGAATGATCCGGACCCGGTCGACCTGGCGAGTCAGTCCAACCTGGATCTCGTCGCCTATCAGCTGCACCGCAACGACTATTTTGTCCGTCACTCGCGTCGATTGCTGCAAGAGCGTTTCGTTGCTGGAGCGAATGTTGAGGATGCCCGGGAGGAACTGTTTCGCATGTTGGATACGGGTGACTATCCTGTTGATCGTCTGTTGCGGTTTTTGTGGGCCCTGCATAGCGGTGGTGGAGTAGGGGAAGGGCGACTGACCGCATTGCTTGACCATGCTAATGAGCATGTTCGAAGTTGGGCGGTGCGATTGATCGGAGAAGGAGGCCATCCGACGGAAGCTCAGTTCAAAAAGATCCGGGAACTAGCCAGCGATGGAAAGTCGCGCTTGGTCCGGGTGTATGTGGCCTCTGCCTTCCCTCGCTTTTCAGAGGCCCAACAGTGGGCGTTGGCGGAAGATCTGTTGGCAGATTTTGGATACGAAACGGATCAAAATCTTCCTTATATGATATGGTATGCAATCCAGCCGCTCGTCGGTTCGGATATTGAGCGGGCATCAGGGTTTCTAGACAGCTGTTCCGACCCGCAGGTATATAAGAACATAGCCCGAAGAATCACGATGGACTTTGACCGGGATGCAGCGACTATGCCTCGATTGGTGGACCGAATCCATGCAACTTTGAATCGTGGCCGGATTCGCAATGCTGAGGCGGGAGTTCACGGCATTGCAGAAGCCTTACGTGGATTGAAGGGGATCAAGGCGCCCGAGAACTGGGACTTGATTCGGCGGGCCGAGAATTCCGATCTACGGCAGATTGCGAGTCAGTTGGATCCGGTATTCGACGAGAGTGAGCCGATGACCGCCAATGACTGGCTGGATTTGCTCGGCGACGAAACCCGGAGGAATCAAGCAATTCGTGAGTTGGCGGCGTTCGACGACCCAAAAATCGCCGATGAATTACTAAAGCCTTATGTGTATCGACGACACCTAACTGAAGACCGTGATGCGACCATCGCGACCTTGAGTTCTCGTAGATCATTGGCGGGTCCGCTGGTTCAGGCCATGAGCAACGGACAGGTCTCTCCGTCAGATGTATCCGCGTTTTATGCACGGCAGATATTCAATCTCGGTGATGATCGATTGAATAAGCAACTTGAGCAGGCTTGGGGAAAATTACGGTCCAGTCCCCAGGAGAAGCAGGTGGCCATCAGCAACTGGCAATCGAAACTCTCACCCAATGTTTTGGCAGACGCTGATATCGATGCAGGAAAAATGGTATTTCAAAAAAATTGCGCATCCTGTCACGCGTTGTTTGGAGAAGGAGGATCACTCGGACCGCATCTCGACGGATCTAATCGTCAGGATCTATATTACCTCTTGGAGAACCTGATTGATCCCAGCGCCGTGCTTCCGCAGGACTATCGCATGACCATCGTGACGCTCAAAGATGGTCGGGTATTGAGCGGAAACATTTCAGAACGAACGCGTCATACGATCACCGTGGCGAGTTTGGATTCTAATCAGATCATACCGCTTAGCGAAGTGGTGAATCAGGAGCAGATTGAACAATCCACGATGCCAGAAGGCTTGTTGGACTTGTTAAGCGATACCGAGGTACGGGATTTGATAGCGTATTTGCAGCAGTAGGCTTGAAAAATTCCATGAAACAGAATACGCCCCATTGCCTTTGGAGTTTTGCGATAACAACGCTCTTGTGTTTCGCCGCTACAGGATGCCGTTCGGTATCGGAAAAACAGACGTTCACCGGCGTTCCCGTGATCGATACGCACATTCATCTCTACGATACAACCCGGGATGAAGGGCTCCCGTGGCCGCCGGAGTCTGACACGGTTCTCTACCGCCCCATCCTCACGAAAGACTTCAATCAAGTTGCCGAGGCAAACGGCATCACGGCCACCGTAATCGTCGAGGCAAGCGAATGGGTGGGTGACAACCAGTGGGTGTTGGATTTGGTGAAGGATGAACCGGGTGTTTATATTGGTCTCGTTGGGAGTCTGCCGATCG is a window encoding:
- a CDS encoding c-type cytochrome, whose amino-acid sequence is MPAWKLGGMRVETGNPSRGASRTPELLAQCLDLEEVEVEEARLLLRSFDFQKNSPVKEKALQKLAYNAWTKRSESGWMIGSEAFLRLKDSNLQTTPEFSQLLEALLDRVPRNSEFIKLVSTFSKENYYPEVIRIITSGSSRDLAVEGVRLLLNMEQDFLIEETLNKTSDEERAHLVSALGDSRDKRAISHLVQVLQNEGYKRSLRESAIRALGAYRDGAVALVTLARKNQFPEQFKPVAATALTQTTHVRAYEEAAQYFPIPKIRGEKALPGMTELLVYSGDAKRGREVFKETSCVACHQINGEGVNFGPDLSGIGGKLGKQGMYESIIDPNASVSESYQTATVELTNGSSNIGILVSETEQSILLRLPGGSDVRYDRSQVARVQTSEESLMPTGLQSLMTLDDLVNLVEYLISLR
- a CDS encoding c-type cytochrome — encoded protein: MNPNFMNMAKNGTELIIQAKMIFEEKSREPIDFALTSGISPEHPLRGHPRARRRPTRGPHPRTLEKSKVNLRADFEPFTLMRLFLTFIGLLLSSVVPVLAADDYQPINSQAPGREPLSPEEAAAAITVPDGFSVTLFAGEPDVRQPVAMQIDDRGRVWVAESYSYNEWEMKGEDRIVILEDTNNDGRFDSRKIFYDKATHLSGMAIGFGGVWICNSPKLEFIPDRDGDDVPDGPPMVVLDGFTTDGEHNFFNGLTWGLDGWLYGRHGILAASLVGKPGAPASARIDVSCGIWRLHPVTHEFEIVARGTTNPWGLDWNDVGEMFMTGNVNGHLWHVIPGAFYPRMRGQGSAAHVYDRIPLTADHLHHEGKWTDSEKNEDGPEGNTDLLGGGHSHCGGMIYLGDNWPERYRNTIFMSNTHGRRINNDILERKGSGYVGHHGEDFMVANHPWYRGVTQIYGPDGGVYLSDWTDIGECHDNDGVHRTSGRIYKVVYGEGNDPDPVDLASQSNLDLVAYQLHRNDYFVRHSRRLLQERFVAGANVEDAREELFRMLDTGDYPVDRLLRFLWALHSGGGVGEGRLTALLDHANEHVRSWAVRLIGEGGHPTEAQFKKIRELASDGKSRLVRVYVASAFPRFSEAQQWALAEDLLADFGYETDQNLPYMIWYAIQPLVGSDIERASGFLDSCSDPQVYKNIARRITMDFDRDAATMPRLVDRIHATLNRGRIRNAEAGVHGIAEALRGLKGIKAPENWDLIRRAENSDLRQIASQLDPVFDESEPMTANDWLDLLGDETRRNQAIRELAAFDDPKIADELLKPYVYRRHLTEDRDATIATLSSRRSLAGPLVQAMSNGQVSPSDVSAFYARQIFNLGDDRLNKQLEQAWGKLRSSPQEKQVAISNWQSKLSPNVLADADIDAGKMVFQKNCASCHALFGEGGSLGPHLDGSNRQDLYYLLENLIDPSAVLPQDYRMTIVTLKDGRVLSGNISERTRHTITVASLDSNQIIPLSEVVNQEQIEQSTMPEGLLDLLSDTEVRDLIAYLQQ